In Zingiber officinale cultivar Zhangliang chromosome 11B, Zo_v1.1, whole genome shotgun sequence, a single window of DNA contains:
- the LOC122033762 gene encoding cytochrome P450 71A1-like, translating into MFALVFLFLLFLVALLSTLLLAGGREARTNPAIQKLPPGPAKLPVIGNLHQIRGNLLHQWLWEISKQYGPFMHLKLGQVSAVVVSSATLARDVLKTFDLACCSRPHNVATSELSYDGSDIAFSPYGEGWSQLRKLCTVEFFSHRKINSFMSVREDEIARMAKHISSRISGSLAINVSELALCFSCNTICRTAFGGNIAGDDLNIYDVLLEAQEILASFFVADYFPLLGWIDVATGMKSRLRKSFLELDGIYQKFIDLHLDAKSRSGSEENEDLLDVLLRLRKDGQLTEENLKGILMNMFIGGTDTSSSVVEWAMAELIRQPELMKRAQEEVRSCVGRSKGKVAESDLHQLHYLKRVVKETMRLHPPVPLLINREIMNSVTLCGEYQIPPKTTIYLNSWAIGRDPDAWERPEVFDPDRFVNMESPGANSFAHYDFKLIPFGEGRRICPAKNLGMLMAEVALANLLYSFDWQLPPGMRAEDVSMEEATGIAVHRKHALCLMAAKSEAN; encoded by the exons atgtttgcGCTTGTCTTCTTGTTTCTTCTCTTCCTCGTCGCACTCCTCTCAACTCTTCTTCTCGCCGGCGGCAGAGAAGCAAGAACCAATCCGGCGATTCAGAAGCTTCCGCCCGGTCCCGCGAAACTCCCGGTCATCGGTAACCTCCACCAGATACGCGGTAATCTGCTGCACCAGTGGCTGTGGGAAATCTCCAAGCAGTATGGTCCGTTCATGCACCTAAAGCTCGGTCAAGTATCCGCCGTCGTCGTCTCCTCCGCCACCCTCGCCAGGGATGTCCTCAAAACCTTTGACCTCGCCTGCTGCTCCCGCCCCCACAACGTCGCCACCTCAGAGCTCTCTTACGACGGCTCAGATATCGCCTTCTCGCCCTACGGCGAGGGCTGGAGCCAGCTACGCAAGCTCTGCACCGTCGAATTCTTCAGCCATAGAAAGATCAACTCTTTCATGTCCGTAAGGGAAGATGAGATTGCGAGGATGGCGAAGCATATCTCTTCTCGCATCTCGGGCTCCCTGGCCATCAACGTGAGTGAGCTCGCCCTGTGCTTCTCCTGCAACACGATATGCAGGACGGCCTTCGGCGGTAATATCGCCGGAGATGACCTCAACATTTACGACGTGCTCTTGGAAGCGCAGGAGATCTTGGCTAGCTTCTTCGTGGCAGACTACTTTCCCCTGCTCGGATGGATCGATGTGGCGACGGGGATGAAATCAAGGCTTCGGAAATCGTTTCTTGAGCTCGACGGCATCTACCAGAAATTCATCGATCTCCATCTCGACGCGAAGAGTCGATCAGGAAGTGAAGAGAATGAGGATTTATTGGATGTTCTGCTTCGGTTGCGGAAGGATGGGCAGCTGACGGAGGAGAACCTCAAAGGAATTCTTATG AATATGTTTATCGGTGGGACGGATACGTCTTCATCTGTGGTGGAATGGGCGATGGCCGAGCTCATCCGGCAGCCGGAGTTGATGAAGAGAGCCCAAGAGGAAGTGAGAAGCTGCGTGGGGAGAAGCAAAGGGAAGGTGGCGGAGAGCGACCTGCACCAGCTTCACTACCTCAAACGCGTCGTCAAGGAGACGATGAGGCTGCATCCTCCGGTGCCGCTGCTCATCAACCGGGAAATCATGAACTCGGTCACTTTATGCGGCGAGTACCAAATTCCTCCGAAGACGACAATCTACCTGAACTCATGGGCGATCGGCAGGGATCCGGATGCGTGGGAGAGACCGGAGGTGTTCGACCCGGATAGGTTTGTTAACATGGAGTCGCCGGGGGCGAACTCGTTTGCGCACTATGACTTCAAGCTGATTCCGTTCGGCGAGGGACGGAGGATTTGCCCGGCGAAAAATCTGGGGATGCTGATGGCGGAGGTGGCGCTGGCCAACCTCTTGTACTCTTTCGACTGGCAATTGCCGCCGGGAATGAGGGCGGAGGACGTGAGCATGGAAGAAGCGACAGGGATCGCTGTGCACAGGAAGCATGCTCTTTGCCTCATGGCAGCCAAATCTGAGGCAAACTGA